The following are encoded together in the Mammaliicoccus vitulinus genome:
- the thiS gene encoding sulfur carrier protein ThiS, with protein sequence MKCIINGDEFNFDEALTLSDLLQSLELDQERIIVEWNDTLVKNDQFNEIVVRESDRLELLEFVGGG encoded by the coding sequence ATGAAATGTATCATTAATGGAGATGAATTTAATTTCGATGAGGCATTAACTTTGTCGGACTTACTACAGTCACTGGAATTAGATCAAGAAAGAATCATCGTGGAGTGGAACGACACACTTGTTAAAAATGATCAGTTTAATGAAATTGTCGTTAGAGAATCAGATCGATTAGAATTATTAGAATTTGTTGGAGGCGGATAA
- a CDS encoding DUF3021 domain-containing protein yields the protein MNKTLKSTLQGIGIGSSIMLIFIAIFEVTIGFQEVFSVYLFGAVCGFLPIVYEVDRIPLPFKLIIHLGGSILTFFIISTINHWVPLQPEPLIGALTVFTLIFIVIWLIFLIINIQQSKKINTKLKKM from the coding sequence ATGAATAAAACATTAAAATCAACCCTACAAGGCATTGGCATAGGAAGTAGCATCATGCTCATATTCATCGCCATATTTGAAGTTACAATAGGATTCCAAGAAGTATTCAGCGTTTACCTATTCGGTGCAGTATGCGGATTCTTACCAATCGTTTATGAAGTAGATCGCATACCTTTACCCTTCAAACTCATCATTCATTTAGGAGGCAGCATCTTAACATTCTTCATCATCTCAACGATAAACCATTGGGTACCATTACAACCAGAGCCCCTAATAGGCGCACTCACAGTATTCACACTCATATTCATTGTAATATGGTTGATATTCCTCATAATCAACATACAACAAAGCAAGAAAATTAATACAAAACTTAAAAAAATGTAA
- a CDS encoding ABC transporter transmembrane domain-containing protein, translating into MKVFLKLGWFIKEEKKNYIIGLLILLLVALIDLLPPQIIGKVIDGISFNTLTKKTLLIYVIVLFLAAVLTYVFRYFWRIMIFGASMRLGKILRSRLYHKYTSMSPSFFQERRTGDLMAHATNDIRAVQNTAGGGVLTIADSLMSGGAVLITMAITVDWRLTLIVMIPLPIMIVLTSYYGKLLNRGFKKAQAAFSQLNDKTQESIAGIKVTKTFGYEKDDQADFKRLSDDVVNKNLKVSKIDALFDPTIMSVIGVSYFLAIFYGAKMVINDDITIGQLVTFTTYLGMMVWPLLALGLFFNIVQRGHASYERINEITNVKNGVNTEVETDKIPEGDIQFDIKEFHFPNDDSIALHDIQFTISKSDTVGIVGRTGSGKSAIIRLLLREFDTEQASEIKYGDHPLRYFDISSLRAQFGYVPQDHFLFSTSIRNNIAFSDPSLENEIVYNASKTSYIHEDILSFPEGYDTVVGERGVSLSGGQKQRISIARALIMNPPVLILDDSLSAVDAETEEHILENMQNVRQGKTNIITAHRMSAVSHADIIIVMDEGTIIERGTHHELMRHKGWYYETYQAQALHEEIASSLDELAKGDDNDGTKS; encoded by the coding sequence TTGAAAGTATTTTTAAAATTAGGATGGTTTATTAAAGAAGAAAAAAAGAATTATATTATTGGTCTATTAATATTATTATTAGTAGCTTTAATTGATTTATTGCCACCGCAAATTATTGGGAAGGTTATTGATGGTATAAGTTTTAATACGTTAACGAAGAAAACACTTTTGATTTATGTCATAGTACTTTTTCTTGCTGCAGTTCTTACATATGTATTTCGCTACTTTTGGCGCATTATGATATTTGGGGCGAGTATGAGATTGGGTAAGATATTAAGATCTCGACTTTACCATAAGTATACTTCGATGAGTCCTTCGTTTTTCCAAGAGCGTCGTACAGGGGACTTGATGGCACATGCTACAAATGACATAAGAGCCGTTCAGAATACTGCGGGTGGTGGTGTGTTAACGATTGCAGATTCGTTGATGTCCGGTGGGGCTGTATTAATCACGATGGCAATTACAGTTGACTGGCGTTTAACGCTAATTGTCATGATACCTCTACCTATCATGATCGTATTAACGAGTTACTACGGTAAGTTGCTCAATCGTGGATTTAAAAAAGCACAAGCTGCATTTAGTCAATTGAATGATAAGACACAAGAAAGTATTGCTGGTATAAAAGTTACAAAAACTTTCGGATATGAAAAAGATGACCAAGCAGATTTTAAACGTTTAAGTGATGATGTTGTAAACAAAAATTTAAAAGTTTCTAAAATTGATGCATTATTTGATCCAACCATTATGTCAGTTATTGGTGTCAGTTACTTTTTAGCCATTTTCTATGGTGCAAAAATGGTGATTAATGATGATATTACGATAGGCCAACTTGTTACATTTACAACGTATTTAGGAATGATGGTCTGGCCACTGTTAGCACTAGGGCTATTTTTTAATATTGTTCAAAGAGGACATGCATCTTATGAAAGAATAAATGAGATTACAAATGTTAAAAATGGTGTTAATACAGAAGTCGAGACGGACAAAATTCCTGAAGGTGATATTCAGTTTGATATTAAAGAATTTCATTTCCCAAATGATGACAGTATCGCTTTACATGATATTCAATTTACAATTTCTAAAAGTGATACGGTCGGTATTGTCGGTAGAACGGGCTCAGGAAAAAGTGCAATTATCCGCTTGTTATTACGTGAGTTTGATACTGAACAAGCTAGCGAAATTAAATATGGTGATCATCCATTACGCTATTTCGATATTAGTAGTTTAAGAGCACAATTTGGATATGTGCCGCAAGATCATTTCTTATTCTCAACATCGATACGTAATAATATTGCGTTTAGTGATCCATCACTAGAGAATGAAATCGTTTATAACGCGAGCAAAACAAGCTATATTCATGAAGATATTTTAAGTTTCCCTGAAGGATACGATACAGTAGTTGGAGAAAGAGGCGTATCATTATCCGGCGGTCAAAAACAAAGGATATCTATCGCGCGTGCATTGATTATGAATCCACCAGTACTGATATTAGATGACTCGTTATCTGCAGTAGATGCTGAAACTGAAGAACATATTTTAGAAAATATGCAGAACGTTAGACAAGGTAAAACAAATATTATAACGGCACATAGAATGAGTGCGGTAAGTCATGCGGATATCATTATTGTTATGGATGAAGGCACAATTATTGAGCGGGGTACACATCATGAGTTAATGCGTCATAAAGGTTGGTATTATGAAACGTATCAAGCACAAGCTTTACACGAAGAAATTGCAAGTAGTCTAGATGAACTAGCGAAGGGGGATGACAACGATGGCACAAAATCATAA
- a CDS encoding DUF488 domain-containing protein → MSCKIERIYESDEQDVIRVLVDGVWPRGISKDKANLDYWLKEIAPSSSLRKWFNHDEDKFSSFKEKYKQELKSGEQQEALEKLKEIYKNNDKQIVLLYGAKDEKHNQAVVLKEIIDHQKKPKT, encoded by the coding sequence ATGAGTTGTAAAATAGAAAGAATTTATGAAAGTGACGAGCAAGATGTCATTAGAGTATTAGTCGATGGTGTATGGCCGAGAGGTATATCCAAAGATAAAGCAAATCTCGATTATTGGCTAAAAGAAATCGCGCCTTCTAGTTCTTTGAGAAAATGGTTTAATCACGATGAAGATAAATTTTCTTCTTTTAAAGAAAAATATAAACAAGAACTTAAATCAGGTGAACAGCAAGAAGCTTTAGAAAAATTAAAAGAAATATATAAAAACAATGATAAACAAATTGTCTTATTGTACGGCGCTAAAGATGAAAAACATAACCAGGCAGTCGTATTAAAAGAGATTATAGATCATCAAAAAAAGCCAAAGACATAA
- a CDS encoding thiamine phosphate synthase — MIQLFIAVSPYKYLEHIDLDHYISISKEIDLLLLRVPMSRDSLCHSIEYLMDHGFPKNKLMIHSDTSLLELYDLSFIHFRENDAQAFLYKQSHAHISVSMSTHSSESIQQAQMHHLDFVFFGHIFESTSKEGYVPRTAAEIKRATSIDIPIFAIGGIDQHSLQFLPKGFQGICAISFFRDSSTKEIDSLRKVWNAYV, encoded by the coding sequence GTGATTCAATTGTTTATTGCCGTTTCACCGTACAAGTATTTGGAACATATTGATTTAGATCATTACATTAGCATTTCTAAGGAGATTGATTTGTTATTGCTCAGAGTGCCTATGAGTCGTGATTCGCTATGTCATTCTATTGAGTATTTAATGGACCATGGTTTTCCTAAAAATAAATTAATGATTCATTCAGATACTTCTCTGCTTGAATTATATGACTTAAGTTTTATTCATTTTCGAGAAAATGATGCGCAAGCTTTTCTATATAAACAAAGTCATGCTCATATTTCAGTGAGCATGTCGACACATTCATCTGAGAGCATTCAACAAGCGCAAATGCATCATTTAGATTTTGTGTTCTTTGGCCACATCTTTGAATCAACTTCTAAAGAAGGCTATGTTCCTAGGACAGCTGCAGAAATCAAACGTGCTACTTCTATTGATATACCTATTTTTGCAATTGGTGGTATTGATCAACATTCTCTTCAATTTCTTCCTAAAGGTTTTCAAGGCATTTGTGCAATTTCGTTTTTCAGAGATTCTAGTACCAAAGAAATTGATTCTTTAAGAAAGGTGTGGAATGCATATGTATGA
- a CDS encoding fructose-1,6-bisphosphatase has translation MTQYDNQNLKEKYLNLLAEKFDEEEKVATEIINLQSILDLPKGTEHFVSDLHGEYHAFQHVLRNGSGNVRAKINDIFKETHSEEQISELAALVYYPEEKLKLIKNQFETKTDLNEWYIETIQQMIHLISYASSKYTRSKLRKALPKQFVYIIEELLYKSNVYNNKTTYYETIVQKVISLGQSDKLIIGLAYTIQQLVVDHLHVVGDIYDRGPEPDKIMETLINYHSVDIQWGNHDVLWIGAYAGSKVCLANILRICARYDNLDIIEDAYGINLRPLVNLAEKYYGDNPAFYPKEHTEKKLSADEKLQITKIHQAIAIIQFKLESPIIKRRPSFDMEERLVLEKVDYDKQEITVYGHTYPLENTCFETIDRENPAHLIEEEEEVINKLLLSVQESEKLKRHMNFLMKKGNLYLKYNGNLLIHGCIPVDEHGNMEDMEIDGKMYSGRELLDQFEHHIRESFSHKNETDDLSTDLIWYLWTGKYSSLFGKRAMTTFERYFIKDKSSHKEVKNPYYYLREDSEMCRKMLEEFDLDPEQGRIINGHTPVKEIDGENPIKANGKMIVIDGGFSKAYQSTTGIAGYTLLYNSFGMQLVAHKHFGTKENVLLNGADELSVRRVVDEELERKKVRDTNIGAKLQEEINMLQELMSYRYID, from the coding sequence ATGACTCAATACGACAACCAGAATTTAAAAGAAAAATACTTAAATTTATTAGCTGAAAAGTTTGATGAAGAAGAAAAAGTAGCGACTGAAATTATTAATTTACAATCTATATTAGATTTACCTAAAGGAACTGAACATTTTGTGAGTGATTTACATGGTGAATATCATGCTTTTCAACATGTATTAAGAAATGGATCAGGTAATGTACGGGCAAAAATAAATGATATATTCAAAGAGACACATTCTGAAGAACAAATTAGTGAACTTGCGGCATTAGTTTATTATCCGGAAGAAAAACTAAAGCTTATAAAAAATCAATTTGAAACAAAAACAGATTTAAATGAATGGTATATTGAAACAATTCAACAAATGATTCATCTCATTTCGTACGCATCAAGTAAATATACACGTTCTAAGTTACGTAAAGCATTACCGAAGCAATTTGTATACATAATCGAAGAACTTTTATATAAAAGCAATGTCTATAACAACAAGACCACTTATTATGAAACCATCGTTCAAAAAGTTATATCTCTTGGCCAATCAGATAAATTAATTATCGGCTTAGCTTATACAATTCAACAACTTGTAGTCGATCATTTGCATGTTGTGGGAGACATCTATGATCGTGGCCCTGAACCTGACAAAATTATGGAAACATTGATTAACTATCATTCTGTTGATATTCAATGGGGAAATCATGATGTGCTTTGGATTGGTGCATATGCAGGCTCTAAAGTATGCTTAGCAAATATATTAAGAATATGCGCTCGTTATGATAATTTAGATATTATTGAAGATGCATACGGTATAAACTTGCGCCCATTAGTCAATTTAGCAGAAAAATATTATGGAGATAATCCAGCATTTTATCCGAAAGAACATACAGAAAAAAAGCTATCAGCAGATGAAAAGCTACAAATCACAAAAATTCATCAAGCCATTGCCATCATTCAATTTAAGTTAGAAAGTCCAATCATTAAACGTCGACCATCTTTCGATATGGAAGAAAGATTAGTTCTTGAAAAAGTTGATTATGACAAGCAAGAAATCACTGTGTACGGTCATACTTATCCACTTGAAAATACTTGTTTCGAAACTATCGATCGAGAAAATCCAGCACATTTAATCGAAGAAGAAGAAGAAGTTATCAATAAACTCCTTCTCTCCGTTCAAGAATCCGAAAAGCTTAAACGTCATATGAACTTCTTAATGAAAAAAGGTAATTTATATTTGAAATACAACGGCAATTTACTTATTCATGGATGTATTCCAGTAGATGAACATGGCAACATGGAAGATATGGAAATTGACGGTAAGATGTACAGTGGAAGAGAATTACTTGATCAATTCGAACATCATATTAGAGAATCATTTAGCCATAAAAATGAAACAGATGATTTATCTACAGATTTAATCTGGTATTTATGGACGGGTAAATATTCTTCCCTATTTGGTAAACGTGCCATGACAACATTTGAAAGATATTTTATTAAAGATAAATCTTCTCATAAAGAAGTGAAAAATCCATATTACTATTTAAGAGAAGATAGTGAAATGTGTCGTAAGATGTTGGAAGAATTCGACTTAGACCCAGAACAAGGCCGTATTATAAACGGACATACACCTGTTAAAGAAATAGATGGTGAAAATCCAATCAAAGCAAACGGTAAAATGATTGTCATAGATGGTGGATTTTCCAAAGCATATCAATCTACAACAGGTATTGCAGGATACACGCTACTATACAACTCATTCGGCATGCAACTCGTTGCCCATAAACACTTTGGCACTAAAGAGAATGTACTTTTAAACGGTGCAGACGAGCTATCTGTACGACGTGTTGTTGATGAAGAACTCGAAAGAAAAAAAGTACGCGATACTAACATCGGAGCTAAATTACAAGAAGAAATTAACATGTTACAAGAGCTGATGTCTTATCGTTATATAGATTAA
- a CDS encoding thiazole synthase — protein MLKIGPYELNSRLLLGTGKFEDEQTQSEAIEASGTEVLTFAVRRMNLYDKSLPNPLANVDLEKFITFPNTAGAHTAEEAVRIAEIANHAGLCNLIKVEVIGDDKTLLPDPIETYRACEILLEKGYIVCPYISCDVVLAKRLEALGVHAIMPLASPIGTGRGINNPLNLRYIVEQSNVPVIVDAGIGSPKDACFAMELGADAILLNTAISGAKDPVMMAKAMKLGIEAGQLSYSAGRIPVKYTAQASSPTEGLGFL, from the coding sequence ATGTTAAAAATAGGACCATATGAATTAAACTCAAGATTATTATTAGGCACTGGTAAATTTGAAGATGAACAAACGCAATCGGAAGCCATTGAAGCTTCTGGGACAGAAGTCCTTACATTTGCTGTTAGACGAATGAATTTATACGACAAATCACTTCCTAACCCGTTGGCTAACGTAGATTTAGAAAAATTTATTACGTTCCCTAATACTGCTGGTGCTCATACGGCAGAGGAAGCTGTGCGCATCGCAGAAATTGCGAATCATGCTGGCTTATGTAACCTTATTAAAGTAGAAGTTATTGGAGATGACAAAACGTTATTGCCTGATCCAATTGAAACATACAGAGCTTGTGAAATACTATTAGAAAAAGGTTATATCGTTTGTCCATATATTTCATGTGATGTTGTCTTAGCTAAACGATTAGAAGCATTAGGTGTGCACGCGATTATGCCACTCGCTTCTCCAATCGGTACAGGTAGAGGTATCAATAACCCACTGAATTTAAGATATATAGTTGAACAATCTAACGTGCCTGTCATTGTAGATGCGGGTATTGGTTCTCCAAAAGATGCTTGCTTTGCTATGGAACTCGGCGCAGATGCAATTTTATTAAACACAGCTATTTCCGGTGCTAAAGATCCAGTAATGATGGCTAAAGCTATGAAATTAGGTATAGAAGCTGGTCAATTAAGTTACAGTGCTGGTAGAATTCCTGTTAAATATACCGCTCAAGCATCTAGCCCTACAGAAGGTTTAGGATTCTTATAA
- the thiO gene encoding glycine oxidase ThiO, translating to MYDVVIIGSGVIGMSIARTLSDKDSLSIAVIDRDVPGLHASYKAGGMLGAQNEFVQDTALYQLALRSRDYFKSLSQDLYKETNINIDYQEHGLIKMAASEDDIECLKAQYHFLNQRDRSVTTLSENSLKDLCNDSIDFNHHAIYIPNDGQINASKYTKALLKSINNKGIDRLYHTEVKSLKRLKDCYKVQTSHSILLAKKVVVAGGAWSNDLLENYQIEPKVTGVKGEVLLLEHEHLNLKQTLFMTNGCYIVPKRGNRFLVGATSYVDDYSVGTSTEGEQWLFNKAAAYIPLLNSSNIIHKWSGIRPYTDHEWPIMDEIDNGLFLVTGHYRNGILLSPIIGKLMAEWIVNDQPPSLIKDFKAKRSVHL from the coding sequence ATGTATGATGTGGTAATTATCGGTTCTGGTGTGATTGGTATGTCTATTGCACGAACGCTAAGTGATAAGGATTCTTTATCTATTGCCGTAATTGACCGAGATGTCCCTGGTTTACATGCTTCATATAAAGCTGGTGGCATGTTAGGTGCTCAAAATGAATTTGTACAAGATACAGCTCTTTACCAACTTGCATTACGTTCAAGAGATTATTTCAAATCTTTGAGCCAAGATTTATACAAAGAAACAAATATTAATATCGATTATCAAGAACATGGCTTAATTAAAATGGCTGCATCAGAAGATGATATTGAATGTTTAAAAGCACAATATCACTTTTTGAATCAGCGAGATCGTTCTGTGACAACGCTTAGTGAAAATAGTTTAAAAGACCTTTGTAACGACTCAATTGATTTCAATCATCATGCCATTTACATTCCTAATGATGGTCAAATTAATGCTTCTAAATATACGAAAGCATTGTTGAAATCTATTAACAATAAAGGCATTGACCGCTTATATCATACCGAGGTCAAATCTTTAAAGCGTTTGAAAGACTGTTATAAAGTTCAAACTTCTCACAGCATTTTGCTTGCCAAAAAAGTTGTTGTAGCTGGAGGTGCATGGAGTAATGACTTACTAGAAAACTATCAAATCGAACCTAAAGTAACAGGGGTTAAAGGTGAAGTGTTGTTACTAGAGCATGAACATCTTAACTTAAAACAAACTTTGTTTATGACGAATGGCTGTTATATCGTACCTAAACGAGGCAATAGATTTTTAGTAGGTGCGACGAGTTATGTAGATGATTATTCTGTTGGTACTTCAACTGAAGGAGAACAATGGTTATTTAACAAAGCAGCCGCATATATTCCACTGTTAAACAGCAGCAACATTATTCATAAATGGTCAGGTATTAGACCATACACTGATCATGAGTGGCCAATCATGGATGAAATAGATAATGGACTGTTTCTCGTTACTGGCCATTATAGAAATGGCATTTTACTTTCACCGATCATTGGAAAGCTCATGGCAGAATGGATCGTCAATGATCAACCACCATCATTAATTAAAGATTTTAAAGCTAAAAGGAGTGTTCATTTATGA
- a CDS encoding ABC transporter ATP-binding protein has translation MAQNHNLTAKDQFAVLKRLIKYTFPFKGIIALAFLMLSISTVASIATPYLVKVFIDDYLTPQVFPESDMTLLIIVFFTIQVIGAITTYWNVYLFQYLAFKVIQQLRIDAFDKIGQLGMRYFDKEPGGSIVSRLTNDTEAIVEMFIGVFASFLMAIFMVISSYVMMFILDFKLALMALIFVPVIILVLALYRKYSAIYFSQARQLLSDLNAKLAESIEGMRIIQVFNQEKRLQREFNDINDEHYEFNMKTVRIDGLLLRPAISMISVFAVIMILSYFGILSFSGGVTAGVVFAFVQYMERFFEPINQVSQNLNVLQQALVSASRVFKLIDNDMVEPKQLERKDYHISEGKVEFKNVTFSYDGKNDVLKDISFTANPGETVALVGHTGSGKSSIINLFMRFYEFHQGDILIDNQSIKEIPKNDLKHNIGLVLQDAFIFYGTITSNITLYHPTMTFEKVREAAEFVNADQFINKLPGKYDHQVIEKGSAFSSGERQLLAFARTIASDPKILILDEATANIDSETEAQIQMSLEKMRKGRTTLAIAHRLSTIQDANQILVLNKGEIVERGTHDELIKEKGIYHKMYLLQNG, from the coding sequence ATGGCACAAAATCATAATTTAACTGCTAAAGATCAATTTGCAGTACTTAAAAGATTGATTAAATATACATTCCCCTTCAAAGGTATTATTGCGCTAGCTTTTTTAATGTTGTCGATTTCAACAGTAGCAAGCATTGCAACACCTTATTTAGTAAAAGTATTTATCGATGATTATTTAACACCGCAAGTATTTCCAGAAAGTGATATGACTTTATTAATTATTGTATTCTTTACGATACAAGTTATAGGCGCTATTACGACTTATTGGAATGTTTATCTTTTTCAATATTTAGCGTTTAAAGTTATCCAACAATTAAGAATTGATGCATTTGATAAAATTGGTCAATTAGGTATGCGCTATTTTGATAAGGAACCTGGTGGCAGTATTGTATCTAGATTAACGAATGATACTGAAGCGATTGTAGAAATGTTCATCGGCGTATTTGCATCCTTTTTAATGGCAATATTTATGGTCATTTCAAGTTATGTCATGATGTTTATATTAGACTTTAAACTAGCGTTGATGGCGCTTATATTTGTGCCAGTTATAATATTAGTGCTCGCACTTTATCGAAAATACTCTGCTATATACTTCTCACAAGCAAGACAACTTTTATCTGATTTGAATGCTAAACTTGCTGAATCGATTGAAGGTATGAGAATTATTCAAGTGTTTAACCAAGAGAAAAGATTACAACGTGAATTTAACGACATCAATGACGAGCACTATGAATTTAATATGAAGACAGTCCGAATTGATGGACTATTGTTAAGACCTGCAATTAGTATGATTTCAGTCTTTGCAGTTATTATGATTCTTAGTTATTTCGGTATATTGAGCTTTTCAGGGGGCGTAACAGCTGGTGTTGTATTTGCTTTTGTACAATATATGGAACGTTTCTTTGAACCGATTAACCAAGTCAGTCAAAATTTAAATGTGCTTCAACAAGCGCTTGTTTCAGCTAGTCGAGTGTTTAAACTGATTGATAATGATATGGTGGAACCGAAACAACTAGAGAGAAAAGATTATCATATCAGTGAAGGTAAAGTTGAATTTAAAAACGTTACATTTAGTTATGATGGCAAAAACGATGTATTAAAAGACATTTCATTTACCGCAAATCCTGGAGAAACAGTAGCACTCGTTGGACATACCGGTTCTGGTAAAAGCTCAATTATTAATTTGTTTATGAGGTTTTATGAATTTCATCAAGGTGATATTTTAATTGATAATCAATCTATTAAAGAGATACCTAAAAATGATTTGAAACATAATATCGGGCTTGTGTTACAAGATGCATTTATCTTTTATGGAACAATTACGTCGAATATAACGTTGTATCATCCTACGATGACTTTTGAAAAAGTACGAGAAGCGGCTGAATTTGTGAACGCTGATCAATTTATCAATAAATTACCAGGGAAATATGACCATCAAGTAATTGAAAAAGGAAGTGCCTTTTCCAGTGGAGAAAGACAATTGTTAGCATTTGCGAGAACAATAGCGAGTGATCCGAAAATATTAATTCTCGATGAGGCAACTGCTAATATAGATTCCGAAACAGAAGCACAAATTCAAATGTCATTAGAAAAAATGCGTAAAGGTAGAACAACATTAGCAATTGCTCACAGGCTATCGACAATACAAGATGCTAATCAAATACTTGTATTGAACAAAGGTGAAATAGTAGAGCGCGGCACGCACGATGAACTGATAAAAGAAAAAGGTATTTATCATAAAATGTATTTATTGCAAAATGGTTAA
- a CDS encoding ThiF family adenylyltransferase: MNRYERQMKYQQFGEQSQIQLQQTNILIMGAGALGSHVAELLARMGAHKLSIIDMDIVELSNLHRQALYDEHDAKEMLPKVFALKEKIKHINHNVELNAIHQEITPHNIEDIISNIQPDIVIDGMDQFDMRFLINEACHKLHIPWIYGAAVGSKGTVYGIDFTGPCLKCILNTVPQTGESCAINGVLPPVVQQVASFEVSELLRFVSGKGFSKKLVTLDTFEISTRATNIDILKNDQCTVCEQNIYHALNASPSPSIESLCGDAFLFRFKEHAFEFAHYFPGHIAKENSYVKFINYDDVNMTLFKDGRMNVRGLETKEHAEDMYQQLIKCIK, from the coding sequence ATGAATCGTTATGAAAGACAAATGAAGTATCAACAATTTGGAGAACAAAGCCAAATACAACTACAACAAACGAATATTTTAATTATGGGTGCTGGTGCGCTCGGAAGTCATGTCGCTGAATTGTTAGCCCGAATGGGTGCGCACAAATTATCCATTATCGACATGGACATTGTAGAGTTATCTAACCTACATCGACAAGCACTTTACGATGAGCATGATGCCAAAGAAATGTTACCTAAAGTATTCGCATTGAAAGAAAAAATAAAGCACATTAATCACAATGTTGAATTAAATGCGATCCATCAAGAAATCACACCTCATAATATAGAAGACATCATTAGCAACATACAACCTGATATAGTGATAGATGGCATGGACCAGTTTGATATGCGCTTTTTAATCAATGAAGCTTGTCATAAACTACACATCCCATGGATTTATGGCGCTGCAGTCGGAAGTAAAGGAACCGTTTATGGCATTGATTTTACTGGACCATGTTTAAAATGCATACTCAATACAGTTCCACAAACTGGTGAAAGCTGTGCGATTAATGGTGTATTACCACCCGTTGTTCAACAAGTCGCAAGTTTTGAAGTATCTGAGTTATTGCGCTTCGTTTCTGGAAAAGGTTTTTCTAAGAAACTTGTGACACTTGATACTTTTGAAATATCTACTCGTGCAACAAATATTGATATATTAAAAAACGATCAATGTACCGTTTGTGAACAAAATATTTATCACGCTTTGAACGCGTCGCCTAGTCCATCTATCGAATCACTTTGTGGAGATGCATTTTTGTTCAGATTTAAAGAACATGCATTTGAGTTCGCACACTATTTCCCAGGTCATATTGCTAAAGAAAATAGCTATGTTAAATTCATAAATTATGATGATGTTAACATGACTTTATTTAAAGATGGTCGCATGAACGTTAGAGGACTTGAAACAAAAGAACACGCTGAAGATATGTATCAACAATTAATTAAATGTATAAAATAA
- a CDS encoding general stress protein: MNPVVKVYTNEKDLEADLNTLKDTGISQKDIYVLSSSEEHTEKIVSQTELENVNYNRQDIGGYTYKEDEFLRKLEILNVKKEEAEKYIKEIEQGNVLLIVTDQRIKGAL, from the coding sequence ATGAACCCTGTTGTAAAAGTATATACAAATGAAAAAGACTTAGAAGCGGATCTTAATACGCTGAAAGACACAGGCATTAGCCAAAAAGATATTTATGTATTGTCATCAAGCGAAGAACACACAGAAAAGATTGTTAGCCAAACCGAATTAGAAAATGTGAATTATAATAGACAAGATATAGGTGGTTACACATATAAAGAAGATGAATTTCTAAGAAAATTAGAAATACTTAATGTAAAAAAAGAAGAAGCGGAAAAATATATAAAAGAAATAGAGCAAGGAAACGTGCTGTTGATTGTAACAGATCAAAGAATAAAAGGTGCGTTGTAA